The Sorghum bicolor cultivar BTx623 chromosome 6, Sorghum_bicolor_NCBIv3, whole genome shotgun sequence genome contains the following window.
CAGAGTTTTGGAATTGACAGGCAGCGCCCACCACCAACCCACACGTACCAGCAGCTTTTGCCTGCCTGTGTGGGCTCTCTCGCGCAGGTACaggtcgggccttgtttagttcgtaaaatttttcaagattctccatcacatcgaatcttgcggcacatgcatggagcattaaatatacatgaaaacaaaaactatttgcacagttcatctgtaaaccacgagatgaatcttttgagcctacttactctataattagacaatatttgtcaaataaaaacgaaagtgctacagtgccgtttttcacccgtttttgcgaactgaacaaggcctcggTCTCACTCCTGCTCCTGCCTCGTGCGCCGCACAAAATCGTTGTCCTTGTCGTAAGCCGTTACCCTTTTGACTTTTCTCAAGACGAGCCGACGGTTGGCAGAAGTGCCACGAGCGTGCCCCCTCAAAGCGTCTTGTTCAGttcaaaaatccaaaaatttacaaaactttttatcaaatcgaattttatagtaaatgtataaaatattaaatataaacaaaatttgTTATCATATCGAAAATGATAtaatatcaaaatctaaaaagattttacatctaaacaagtCCAGCTGAAGTgtcaaaaagagagagagagagcgcgtgCGCCTAAGCTTGCGTGCTAAGAGTAATAATCCTAATTGCTAATGTGAACGTTATAAAGTTTTGGTACATGTAACTCTGTctgttttaaattttaaattttaagttGTCATAGTTGTCTCAAAACAAAATTTTCTAGATTTGATCAAGTTTAATGAATGGTGCATAAGTGTATGTATAACACCAAGCAAAATCCACTACATATATCATGAAATGAAATATGTTTTAGCAATGCATTTGTTTGATAGTAATGTACGTGTTTATCAACATGAGTCAAGTTTGATTTAGAATAAAATTAAAACGATttacaaatttaaacagaagTTGATATAACAaataaacatgcattgagaacaGTTGTCagtttggaaaaaaaaatgacTAAGCCAAGTTACTAAAGTGGCTTTATCCATTTTTTGCTGACATTGTTAAATTATAGAATGAATAGATCTCTGGATGAGAGACTTGTGGTTATCAGAAAGTCTATATCTATGAAAATCATTGAGCCCCATTTATCGGCTAATGTGGGTTTCACGTAATTTCAGCTCGGTTTGTGtggaattatatatatatatatatatatatatatatatatatatgctattctacaccctaggtgtagaatactattctacaccaaaatGTTATAATGAGCAAAATTCAGAGTATTCATGTTTCAGTAATGTTCAGTATTttgtgttcttgagtgttggacaagttgatactgaacactctccagtactgctcagtattttttctactcagttttgacttgatACGACCAATAGAAGGTATACAATAGATTCCATCAAACAtgttcatttttttttaaaaaaaacttttcttttgacctttTTACCTTTTATAAACTCTACCATTTCAACCTCATGCATTGTTATTCTCTCGCGTGTATAACATGAGAATGTGTTGTTCTTCTGTCGTCCTCTCGACACATGTTTGCCTTTGCCCTTGATGGTGGAGTTTCTTGCGGCAACAGTTGGGCGGATATACTATGTCAAATCTGGCTAAGCGAGTTCATTAATCTAAGGCCAACAAGCGACTAGCTCCTCTATGATTTCCGGTACACGTGTACTCCGTATCTCCGAATCTTTGGCGCGCAAAGCTCTAGCAACAAGCCACCTTTTTTCAGTGCCGGCCTGGCGTTACTGTGAAACCCATTCCGTCTCGCGTTATCGAAACCACGAGTTGCCGACCGTCATGAATCCGCCCCGTGCCGCATGGGGCATGGCGGCCGTAGCAGTGCCATCCGCCCATCCTGTCCAGAGCGTCCAGTCGCTCGGGTCCTCGTCGCCAGCCTCACCGGCCAACAACCCCGACGGCGACCGCTTCCCAACCGCCTCCCTCTCCCTCGCGCGCGGACCCGACGATCGGAGTCGCGCTGCGGACTGCGGTCACCATGGACCATGGTGGCCGTGGGCAGATGATCGTCAGGGAATCCGTCGTCGTTTCCTTTCCTCCAGTTGGTCCCGATGACCGTTGTCTAGCTCCGTGGCCATGGGCTTCAGCTTCCCCTGGCCCCGCGACGGTTGGAGATGCTTGTCTGAAACATGTGATTGgaagtattatttattgatttattatgagaaaaaaatattattaataaAAAAGATATAATTTATAAGACAAACAAATGAACAGTTATCTCATCCAACGCGAATGCAACCGAGGACGGTGATTATCAGTACGTCCTGATATGCTCACGATGATGTGAGGTTTAATTTGGAGAGTGATCAGAGGCGGCCAAGAACAGGATTATAATTaagactttgtttagttcctaaaaaaatttgattttagtagcactttcgtttgtatttaataattttttgtctaatcataaactaaggccttgtttagatccaaaaaggttttggattttgacaccgtagcaatttcatttttatttgacaaacattgtccaatcatggagtaagtaagtttaaaagatttgtctcgcgatttataaacaaactatgcaattagtttttgtttttatctatatttaattaatGCCTCATGTatatgccgcaaaattcgatgtgatggagaatcttgaaaattttttggttttagcGTGAATTAAACAAAgtctaactagattcaaaaaaaTAGTCTCTTAAATTATATACAAACGGTCAGGGCCAATCAGCGTCGCCGGTTTGACATCTGGTTCAGTTCAGGTCTGAAAAAGGTCTCCTCCGATCCAGAGAGTAGCTAGGCTGCGACTATCAGTTGTGACTCACATGTGAGCCTGATCGGCGGCCCAACTGCTCCCCTCCCATCAGGGCATGAGACAGAAATTTCAGAGCACTTCCCCTTGTACAGGGGTGGTTtttgtaataaaaataaaatgaataAAACGGACAAGAAACTCGAACTCGTGCAACATGTGAGATGTGACTCGGTTCAAGAATCAAGAGATGTGCTCCTATCTTAGCTTTGTTTAAATTTTTAATTTAGCTACGTAGCCCTTTTATTTGTATCACTTAAATATTattgaactaactagacttaaaaaattttatttcataaattataaataaattatgtaattagtttattttttatctatatttaatactttgatgtgatgagaaatcttgaaaattttttaaaaactaaacaagactgaTATTATTATTTTCTAGGCATATCCCGATCCTGTGGCTAGAGATCGACAAGTTCCTGTGCGTGCGGGATCATCCTATCTCGGTAACTTCTCAGTTCATTCACACGAGGGTCATTATAGTTATTATGGTCTAGGACAACTGACAAGCGGAACACGGAGCATTTGCCAGCTTGCAAAGCATGGGCGACGCTCACCGGCCCCCAGATTCAAAGGGTCAAAATCCATCCACCATCCTCTCATGTAACGTCCAATCATCAAATCATCTTATCCGATCCGATCTCTGTGAGTGAATTCAGTTAGCGCACTCTCAATGCTAAAAACtatatatagtttctatacacattaattttttatagacactatatatatatataaactatagTTCTAATGGATAGTTtttatagaatatttttatatccaatcacattTATTCTTTCTTCATTCTTAAGGCAGTCCCAATGGATTTTTATGATAGTTTCTATCCCTATTAAATATCCTGCCACCTAAGCAAAAATCTGATGTGGCAATCtaattaatgaagaaagagAGAGAAATCTGACGAAATCGTTTCTTGGGAGAGAAACCCAGTCTACTCGTGAACCGAGGTACGAAGAAACCGCTATTTTCGCATTGTGAAGAAACGGGTGGTTTCTACGCCCACGCGCTGCCGCATCGCCGTGCCCAGGCCGTGGTTGCAGCCGCGCCACCACCATCTAGGCTGTGCTCACCGTGACTCCGTCCGTACAGGTCTCATCGTCGTCGACTAGGCCGCGGTTGTTGTCGTGCTCGCCGCTATCACCCACGCAGTGGTCGTCGTGCCTCTGTCAGGCAGCGCTGCCCGCATGCTGTCTCGCTCATGCAGCTCTCGCCGCGCCGCCGTCCGTTGTTGCCTAGGCCGCGTGCGTCCGTACAAGCCACGCTCACAGTGAGAGAGATGAGAGCACGAGCTCATGCTGGTGACGGGGCCAAGCTCACCGACGACTTGGAGACGAGCTTTGCTTCGGCCGTTGGCCCAGCCCCTGGCCTCGCTGATGTCCAACGGCCTCCCCTGCTGCTACTCCTCACCAGGAAGAAAAAAGAATGTGCTACTCTTTATCGTTAGGTGTCAGGACGAAGATGAAGTTGTCTCGTGCTTATTGAGGAAGAAGAGAAGATGTCCTACTCGGCTACTActcaggcattgtttagttcgcaaaaattttcaagattccccgtcacattgaatttttggtcgcatgcatagagcattaaatatagacaaaaataaaaactaattgcacagtttacctgtaatttgcgagatgaatcttttgagcctaattactccgtgattggacaatgtttgtcaaataaaaacgaaagtgctacagtagtcaaaaaccataaaatttgcaaactaaacaaggccagtggATGGATTTGGGAGAGAGAAACGAGGGAAAGAAGGCAATATTTATTGTGTATTCTATAGATGACATGGCTACTATAGAAATCGTGTATAGTTTCTatcattgggactgcccttagTCAATCATATAACTTaatgtcttggattttgtgtagacatggtttctaacttagacccagtttctatgatttttattctctctcttcaataactatatTGTCACATCAGTAAAATGCTTAGGTAACACTgcaattaatatctatagaaaccATGATGGTTTCTGTATTGGGAATGCCCTTAGACGTAATCGGTGAAGGGAGGGTGCGATTATAATGTATACGTGTTTGTTTTTAGGTAACAGATGAAATTCCCTCCTCCTGGGATGCACTAGACCATAGTCTCCTGCGAGTTTAATTTATAATATAGGTTAAACTCTAATTAAACAAAGAGATATAACACAAAGAGAGCCTCCTAATCAGTTCCTACTGATCCATCTTCACACCAGTTGTGACAAGAGTAGAAGAGATCAATCAAAATTTGATGCCAATTCTAACCAATAACAAAGAGAAAAGTTACTTCATAAGATAGTTAATATAGCTATGATCATGAAACCAACATATCACGATTCACCACTCCATAGACAATAAAACATTGTCCACAACTATCGGAGAATTGAGAAGGCCTACAAAAGGTGACTCCTCTTAGGAGGCGTGCAACACTACTAGGAGTTTAGATGCAAGAGTTTacaaatctgttgtttggtagACTGGTGTGAGTCTTGATAAAATGTAGAGTAGAAGTTCATTGGTCAACCCCCACCGATCACTTACTAGGAGAAATAGGTGAGAATTATGTTTTCTTGTGAAAGATGATGCATCTACAATGTTCATTAATGATCTACGATATAGTTTCCACTCAAAAAAACCCACACTAATAGGGCCTTTTTGGAATGCAGAATTTTACAAGAATTGTATAGGAATTTATGTAGTTCATTTTTCGCAAGGAAGATGAAGGAACAAGAAAAATTCCCTCATTCCAAAGGGAGCCTAAATGAAGAACAGAAATTTCTCCACCACACTCTATATTTccttaataataaaaaaaatcaggaGAGTGATGCTGAAATCAAACTTAGGACATGTTCAATCCACAAACAGGAGTTGTTTATAGGTTCTTAGAATCCACAAAATAGATAAACTAAATATACAACTTATACAATCCACAAACAGGTATTTAACTATCTGCAAGTTAACTAATGCTTTCacatagtttatgattagatgtGGCCAAAGAAAATTGCAGAACCGAGATTTCGCAGGCTACCACCAGCATCTTGGCCACATCTGATCTAAAGACTCGCAAAAGATGGCTCACAACTGATGCGTACAACAATccaagagaggggaggggggtggggggggcAGAGCCTAGGAGCACGAACCTGAGCAGGCGTCTCGTGAGACGATGGTGCCAGCCTCTCTCTCCTCATTTAGGTGTCATTCAGTTACCATATTCACAGCCTGGTTTGGCTAGAAATAGTTCCAGTgctattcaaaatcctgaagaAATGACGGGCTGTTTTGGGGCTGGATCGGTGATAACCGAACGATGCCTTAATCATCTGTATGTTGAACTAAAATGCAAATATAACACTATATAGATGACGTATTAATTAGTGTTGTATATGCCCAAGCAAAACCTCCCTCCGTGTCAACTACCATGTCCCTCCCACCCATCGGGTtgccaagcgcacagataacgGGGCCTGTCTGCCATGCTTTTTGCTACCACTTCCATGTTCCACAGCAGCCATCATTCATCTCGTTGTTTGATTGTTTCTCTTGTTAGCTCCTGTTATTGAATCGTCAAACACATGCTCCCAAGTCCCAAATGGCTGCCAAGAATCAACATGCTCATCAACAATTGGGCTTTGTAACACCACCGAAATCTGCTATTTTATTCGAACCACTAGCAGACATTCCATAGCTCTCATCAGAGATCAGATGGTGCATGTTCAATCATGTTGCCAACCCTACAGTAAAAGCGCACGACTAGTACCTTTAACTGTACCCTGTACTTCATTTTTCCCCCCGGGTCGTGCCACCTTCTAGAAGCCCTAGAAGAACAACAAAATCTCCCTCGTAGAAAAAGATAGAATCCGGCGCAGGCCGAAATAGAGgagaagactatgggccgtacCGACCCGCCGTCGCAGGCAGACCGCAGACCCGACCAAATCCACTCGAATTCGCCCTCATTTTCTGCCCTTTTTTCTACCTCGGCACACGACAGGGGATACGCCATACATGTACCCGGATAAAATACTTGCCCCGGGACGTTTCAAATCCTCCCCCACGGCTTCGCGCAAGGCAAGACCGTCCCGCAACTCCCCCCACCGCCCGCACCCAGAGAGGTGGAGCGGTCCGCGGTGCGCGCTCGCCCGCCGCTCGGCGCTTCGTCCCCAAGGCACCGCGGACGCCGAGGCCCCCCCGCATAAATCCCCCGCTCCCAACTTTGCTGCTCCACCGAATCCTCGAATCGAATCGCGACCAAATCCTCGCCCCCACGCGCTCCCCCATCACCCCCACCCCGCGCTCACGCACCAACACCCACTCCGTTCCTCACTGCGGCAATCCACCGCCCCACCTCTTCGGCGCAATGACGGCCgtcgcggcgccgccgccgccgcggcagcTGAGCCTGGAGGACCTGAAGGCGGTGTCCGTGCTCGGGCGCGGCGCCAAGGGCGTCGTGTTCCACGTCGTGCACGCCCCTGGCGGGGAACAGGACGGCGAGGCCGGCGCCGCGGCCATGGCCCTCAAGGCGGTCTCGCGGGAGGCCGCGCGGCACAAGAaggcggccggcggcgacggGGACGGCCACCGCCGGATCTGGTTCGAGCGGGACGTGCTCCTGGCGCTGCGCCACCCGCTGCTCCCTTCCCTGCGCGGCATCCTCGCCACCGACGCCGTCGTCGGCTTCGCCATCGACCGCTGCGGCGGCGGGGACCTCAACTCGCTCCGGCGGCGCCAGACCGAGAAGATGTTCTCCGACTCCGTTATACGGTACGTCTCCGTCCAACGGTTCCATCAACGGCCTAACGAAACcacgcgtctcgcgcgcaccCGCACGACACGGCGAGCTGCCTCACAATTTGATCGCTACTAATTTCTGCCCTGGTCTCTCTCTTTTTCCCCCCAATCGCACGCAGGTTCTACGCGGCGGAGCTGGTGCTGGCGCTCGAGTACCTGCACAGCCTCGGCATCGTGTACCGGGACCTCAAGCCGGAGAACGTCCTCATCCAGGACAGCGGTCACATCATGCTCGTCGATTTCGACCTCTCCACGCGGCTCCCGGCGCCGCCGCAGGAGCCAGACGCGCCGGCCACCAGTCCCAAGCCGGTGGCTCCGGTCGCCGCACCGTTGCCGAGCCGCGGGAGAGCGAGGAAGCCGGCGGGCGCTGCCCTGTGCTTCCCATTCCGCACCGGTAGCGCCGCGAGGCCTGCCGCGAAGCCGGCCGCGGACTCGCCGTCGCCGCTGTCCACCTCGCGGACggcttcctcctcctcgtcgtcatcgacGGCGACcacggcctcctcctccgcggCCTCGCCCGGCGCGCGGACGCCCGCGAAGTCGAACTCGTTCGTGGGGACGGAGGACTACGTGGCGCCCGAGATCATCGCCGGGCGCGGCCACGACTTCGCCGTGGACTGGTGGGGCCTGGGCGTGGTGCTGTACGAGATGCTCTACGGCCGCACGCCGTTCCGGGGGCAGAACCGCAAGGAGACCTTCTACCGCGTCCTCGCCAAGCAGCCGGAGCTCGTCGGCGAGCAGACGCCGCTGCGCGACCTCATCGCCCGCCTCCTCGAGAAGGACCCCGAGAAGCGCGTCGGCGCGCGCGGCGTCAAGGCCCACCCCTTCTTCCGCGGCGTCGACTGGGACCGCATCCTGCAGGTGGCGCGCCCGCCCTTCATCCCGACGCCGTCGCCgcaggacgagggcggcgacgAGGCGCTTGACGTCGAGAAGGTCGTCCACGAGGTGTTCGCGTCCAATGAAGCCGAGGCCGCAACAAAGGCGGGCGAGGGCGGGAAGGCTTCACCTGTGGCGGACGGAGGCCgtgtcggcggcgacggcgacgggagGAGAGATCAGTCCAAAGATGGTGATTTCTCCGTGTTTTTCTgagctatttattttattttgatttgttctttctttttccttttttttaaaaaaaaagctaCTGCTAGTAGTTGTTTATGGGGTATTTCTTAAGGATTTGTAGTATGAAGATGATGGGATTTAGCAGCTGCGATTAGGAGTGAGTACGGCGCAATGGCCGGTGGAGTACATAAATTAAAGAGGTGCTCCTGTTCAATGGGGGTATAGCcactatagttttttttt
Protein-coding sequences here:
- the LOC8073694 gene encoding serine/threonine-protein kinase OXI1, with the protein product MTAVAAPPPPRQLSLEDLKAVSVLGRGAKGVVFHVVHAPGGEQDGEAGAAAMALKAVSREAARHKKAAGGDGDGHRRIWFERDVLLALRHPLLPSLRGILATDAVVGFAIDRCGGGDLNSLRRRQTEKMFSDSVIRFYAAELVLALEYLHSLGIVYRDLKPENVLIQDSGHIMLVDFDLSTRLPAPPQEPDAPATSPKPVAPVAAPLPSRGRARKPAGAALCFPFRTGSAARPAAKPAADSPSPLSTSRTASSSSSSSTATTASSSAASPGARTPAKSNSFVGTEDYVAPEIIAGRGHDFAVDWWGLGVVLYEMLYGRTPFRGQNRKETFYRVLAKQPELVGEQTPLRDLIARLLEKDPEKRVGARGVKAHPFFRGVDWDRILQVARPPFIPTPSPQDEGGDEALDVEKVVHEVFASNEAEAATKAGEGGKASPVADGGRVGGDGDGRRDQSKDGDFSVFF